The following proteins are encoded in a genomic region of Corticium candelabrum chromosome 19, ooCorCand1.1, whole genome shotgun sequence:
- the LOC134194907 gene encoding uncharacterized protein LOC134194907 has protein sequence MQFPENAISKIRFVKHVGFCSTEKHTFADSPVTGLDQILNKLEVLVKQKTAVGVEEIANDASVAGSTAAITNEYRQEWSAKESGKHEISRQSTLRLCEVVKGQVVVTRQLLIPLIAAFKSIKNRDNASESRWEQKLETCISGVIKVRIDSVKEWIRNELPRNECLNSYIVTSSLNRFKERCNIEIFDCLKGQWKLCSQICSQREKDCERCQRTCLKLAIECASNAKSVDCNCLEEDHRCREDCSQCLIAFGLQKERIKSLKTRCRLGARHKDKQHYCYRTEHPCPERCIKSMARCCLGNCAFRIENHPKFHLCSLGANHKCTKLCSAVECNNQCDMEFEHHLKQTHDLHFCGERQCAQKCSLSGCSRRCASKDHFHGLDRRHKHKHRCDKQRHYCYETCSVPGGRCFGRVEGLRNPCVVTIDDSGISHQGPHHCGQTHFCSNRCPCCGAFCSKPLVPVNHKLGYIDRFTKHKSICNTDAHQTAKRLAIVNSLGYDESSCEGDWCGNVCDRLGRGHCHLVECRKGQICTGHHVTNSKGVLIDLVRHDMFWKDYAHFSDPCKDKRKQILFSLCPAYCSSKAERELKPNSESFCKGQLWHHDYLDPVGNSGHVVEGHYFGCRHYKHIIVVVDCSESMARLPMNLTPEVIQAVNQTKCGQMSPNQLYQTLASMGPTRLNTVISVSIDFLTELKPSSQDCIISFISFSDTARLVVNSVGVETACQQLTTSNWTQMNEGGTQYLAAIRQLNLLINSHSYQFSMGRQYRHYEPAVFFLSDGETEEFGLGYEVSQLVAQHKATFSTCLFGSDSIEAQQVLTIMAESGRGKFYQAPTGAVLRANLHDFKACLYKTKAIGGY, from the coding sequence ATGCAGTTTCCAGAAAATGCAATTTCAAAAATTCGTTTTGTGAAACATGTCGGATTTTGTAGTACAGAAAAACATACGTTTGCTGACTCACCAGTAACGGGACTCGATCAGATTCTGAATAAATTAGAAGTTTTAGTCAAGCAGAAAACGGCAGTCGGAGTTGAGGAAATCGCAAACGATGCGTCAGTAGCTGGTAGTACAGCAGCAATTACTAATGAGTATCGGCAAGAGTGGAGTGCAAAAGAGTCTGGAAAACACGAAATTTcaagacaaagtacacttCGTTTGTGTGAAGTTGTTAAAGGACAAGTTGTGGTTACACGTCAGCTTCTAATTCCTTTAATTGCTGCTTTCAAGTCGATAAAGAATCGTGACAACGCATCAGAATCGCGTTGGGAACAAAAATTGGAAACCTGCATAAGCGGAGTCATCAAAGTGCGTATTGACAGTGTAAAGGAATGGATTCGTAACGAGCTCCCAAGAAATGAGTGCTTAAACTCATACATTGTTACGTCGTCGCTGAACAGATTCAAAGAACGCTGCAACATTGAGATATTCGACTGTCTTAAAGGGCAATGGAAGTTGTGTTCTCAAATCTGCTCCCAACGGGAAAAAGACTGTGAAAGATGTCAAAGAACTTGCCTAAAACTTGCAATTGAATGTGCTAGTAATGCCAAAAGTGTAGACTGTAACTGCCTTGAGGAAGATCATCGATGTAGAGAAGACTGCTCACAATGCCTAATAGCGTTTGGTTTGCAAAAGGAAAGGATTAAATCGTTGAAGACCCGCTGCCGCCTTGGGGCAAGGCACAAAGACAAGCAACACTATTGCTACAGAACAGAGCATCCATGCCCAGAGAGGTGCATAAAGTCTATGGCACGATGTTGCCTCGGAAATTGCGCATTCAGAATCGAAAATCATCCAAAATTTCATCTGTGTAGCTTAGGTGCTAATCACAAATGCACAAAGCTTTGTTCAGCGGTGGAATGCAACAATCAGTGTGACATGGAATTCGAGCACCACCTAAAGCAAACGCACGACTTACACTTTTGTGGAGAACGACAGTGCGCTCAAAAGTGCAGCCTTTCTGGGTGTTCTCGTCGCTGTGCGAGTAAAGATCATTTCCATGGCCTAGATAGACGTCACAAGCACAAGCATCGATGTGATAAGCAACGGCACTACTGCTATGAGACTTGCAGTGTTCCAGGTGGACGGTGTTTCGGTCGGGTTGAGGGGCTTAGGAATCCTTGCGTCGTAACCATTGACGATAGCGGTATATCACATCAAGGACCCCACCATTGCGGTCAAACTCACTTTTGTAGCAATCGCTGTCCTTGTTGTGGTGCATTTTGTAGCAAGCCTTTAGTCCCTGTCAACCATAAGTTAGGCTATATTGATCGGTTcacaaaacacaaaagcaTCTGCAACACCGACGCTCATCAAACGGCCAAAAGACTGGCCATTGTAAATTCATTGGGATACGATGAATCTTCTTGTGAAGGTGATTGGTGTGGCAACGTATGCGATCGTCTTGGGAGAGGCCATTGTCATTTAGTCGAATGTAGAAAAGGACAAATATGCACAGGGCATCACGTTACAAACTCAAAAGGTGTGCTGATAGATCTAGTTCGACATGACATGTTTTGGAAAGATTATGCTCACTTTAGTGATCCTTGCAAAGACAAAAGGAAGCAAATATTGTTTAGTTTGTGTCCGGCGTATTGCTCTTCAAAAGCAGAGAGGGAACTAAAACCAAATAGCGAAAGCTTCTGTAAAGGCCAACTTTGGCATCATGATTATTTAGACCCTGTAGGCAATTCTGGTCATGTTGTGGAAGGACACTACTTTGGATGTCGTCATTATAAACACATAATTGTGGTTGTTGACTGTTCTGAGTCTATGGCTCGATTGCCAATGAATTTGACTCCGGAAGTCATTCAAGCAGTAAATCAGACAAAATGTGGGCAAATGTCACCTAATCAACTGTATCAAACGCTTGCTAGCATGGGACCCACCCGTTTGAATACCGTAATATCGGTTTCAATAGACTTTCTAACAGAGCTAAAGCCATCATCGCAAGATTGTATCATCTCGTTTATATCATTTTCTGACACTGCAAGACTTGTCGTAAATAGTGTTGGAGTTGAAACTGCTTGCCAGCAGCTCACCACTTCCAATTGGACCCAAATGAACGAAGGAGGCACTCAATATCTTGCCGCTATTCGCCAATTAAATTTACTTATCAATTCTCATTCGTATCAATTTTCTATGGGACGACAATATCGTCATTATGAGCCCGCAGTATTTTTTCTGAGCGATGGAGAAACTGAAGAATTTGGCCTCGGTTATGAGGTTAGTCAGTTAGTGGCACAACATAAAGCTACCTTCAGTACTTGTCTGTTTGGAAGTGACAGCATTGAAGCTCAGCAGGTTTTGACCATTATGGCTGAAAGTGGTCGTGGAAAGTTTTACCAAGCTCCGACCGGCGCTGTCCTGAGAGCTAACCTTCACGATTTCAAAGCTTGCCTCTATAAGACGAAAGCCATCGGTGGATATTGA
- the LOC134194980 gene encoding 32 kDa beta-galactoside-binding lectin-like, with protein MAVVGLPLEEPVRLTPPAVISIKGKVCSKPQRLNINLTLDGRSDATRPLHVSIRFDKQVVVFNSMKDGKWDGEETLKTFPFKKDSDFELCVFVTENNFEFIVDRKFVYAYKQKLPNNYLFVRFIKLHDTTEEVNAPGFIVTSVKVEKYIEKQTVLSFPSRMSISATSDHDS; from the exons ATGGCCGTTGTTGGTCTTCCTCTAGAAGAGCCTGTCCGTCTTACTCCGCCAGCTGTAATTTCTATCAAGGGAAAAGTATGCAGTAAACCACAACGTTTGAACATTAATTTGACTCTTGACGGCAGAAGCGACGCGACGAGGCCTCTTCACGTCAGTATTCGTTTTGACAAACAAGTAGTCGTCTTTAACTCGATGAAAGACGGAAAATGGGACGGCGAAGAAACATTGAAAACATTTCCATTCAAGAAGGATTCTGATTTTGAgctgtgtgtctttgtgacTGAGAACAATTTCGAATTTATCGTCGACCGGAAATTTGTttacgcttacaaacaaaaactGCCTAACAACTACTTATTTGTACGGTTTATAAAATTGCACGATACCACGGAAGAAGTTAATGCGCCAGGATTTATTGTGACTTCTGTCAAGGTTGAG AAATACATTGAAAAGCAGACAGTGCTGTCTTTTCCTTCTCGAATGTCAATTTCAGCAACG TCTGATCATGATTCATGA
- the LOC134194943 gene encoding galectin-4-like: MAVITLPFVEPLVVEPPAVISIEGKVRSKPHRLNLNLTSNEKSNATRPLHISIRFDKQVIVFNSIRDGKWDVEETLKTFPFRRDSEFELSVLVTKNIYELSVDGKFVYAYKQRQPHNFSSVKFINLQDTTNDDSAPGFIVKSVKFEAYREKQKQWSYPLQRSISDTSEHDLSLPTLSSAGAGAYTSSGSVFHTSPST, from the exons ATGGCAGTGATAACGCTACCATTTGTAGAACCTCTCGTTGTTGAACCTCCAGCTGTAATTTCTATCGAGGGAAAAGTGCGCAGTAAACCCCACCGTCTCAATTTGAATCTAACTTCCAACGAGAAAAGCAATGCGACCAGACCTCTTCACATCAGCATTCGTTTCGACAAACAAGTGATCGTCTTTAACTCGATTAGAGACGGGAAATGGGACGTCGAGGAAACATTGAAAACATTTCCATTCAGGAGAGATTCTGAGTTTGAGCTGAGTGTGCTTGTCACTAAGAACATATACGAACTTAGCGTCGACGGGAAGTTTGTTTACGCTTACAAGCAACGACAACCTCACAACTTCTCGTCTGTGAAGTTTATAAATTTGCAAGACACCACGAATGATGACAGTGCACCAGGATTTATTGTTAAGTCGGTCAAGTTCGAG GCATACAGAGAAAAGCAGAAGCAGTGGTCTTATCCTTTGCAACGGTCTATTTCAGACACG TCTGAACATGATCTGTCATTACCAACATTGTCTTCAGCTGGAGCAGGCGCCTACACATCAAGTGGTTCAGTCTTTCATACTTCACCTTCGACTTAA
- the LOC134195198 gene encoding uncharacterized protein LOC134195198 produces the protein MHGIHRKLVQSWRKQHAEVEKLATGRDTTGRKRRRLLRTPKDGSDSYKMVAEWVDECWKATDDTLIAKSFNACGIVTPENGETLNSRLQLLIGGGSLESELSHSDFSDNESDDKSDDESDDQSDDQSDDESERPDESTRSR, from the coding sequence ATGCATGGAATTCACCGTAAGCTTGTTCAGAGTTGGCGAAAACAGCACGCTGAAGTCGAGAAACTCGCCACTGGGAGAGATACCACAGGAAGGAAGCGTCGGCGTCTTCTGCGAACACCTAAAGACGGGTCTGACAGCTATAAAATGGTTGCGGAATGGGTCGATGAATGCTGGAAAGCAACTGATGATACCTTGATTGCGAAGTCGTTTAATGCATGTGGTATTGTTACGCCTGAAAACGGAGAGACTTTAAATTCTCGATTGCAGTTGCTCATTGGCGGCGGAAGTTTAGAATCTGAACTGAGTCATTCAGATTTCAGTGATAATGAATCTGACGATAAATCAGACGATGAATCTGACGATCAATCAGACGATCAATCAGACGATGAATCAGAACGTCCAGACGAAAGCACCAGGTCCCGTTGA